A single region of the Candidatus Deferrimicrobiaceae bacterium genome encodes:
- a CDS encoding ATP-dependent 6-phosphofructokinase, which yields MKIGVLTGGGDCPGLNAVIRAVVRKAHRSGSQVIGVRNGWQGLLDNSYIELDSKTASGILHLGGTIIGTSRANPFKDPDGADTVLRNFRLMGLEGLVVIGGEGTMGCTARFAELGLPVVGVPKTIDNDLFGTDFTFGFDTAVSIATEAIDRIHTTAEAHNRVMVVEVMGRHVGWIAMYSGIAGGADLTLIPEKPVDIEVVCDTIRRRHARGKSFSVVVVAEGIDFTEGSGLEASKKEVDEFGHIRLGGVSQILAREIERRTKFETRCVVLGHTQRGGTPTAHDRVLATRYGVFATEMLLRGEFGKMAALRGNEIIAIPLSEVAGKLKTVDPALYALAETFFG from the coding sequence ATGAAGATCGGCGTTTTGACAGGGGGCGGCGACTGCCCCGGGCTGAATGCGGTCATCCGGGCGGTGGTCCGCAAGGCGCACCGGTCCGGATCGCAAGTGATCGGGGTCCGGAACGGGTGGCAAGGTCTTCTCGACAATTCCTATATCGAGCTCGACAGCAAGACGGCATCGGGCATCCTGCATCTGGGCGGCACGATCATCGGAACTTCGCGGGCCAACCCCTTCAAGGATCCGGACGGCGCAGATACCGTCCTGCGTAATTTCCGGCTGATGGGGCTCGAGGGGCTCGTGGTCATCGGCGGCGAAGGGACGATGGGGTGCACCGCGCGGTTCGCCGAGCTGGGGCTGCCGGTCGTCGGCGTCCCCAAGACGATCGACAACGACTTGTTCGGCACTGACTTCACCTTCGGGTTCGATACCGCGGTCAGCATCGCCACCGAGGCGATCGACCGGATCCACACAACTGCCGAGGCGCACAACCGCGTCATGGTGGTCGAAGTGATGGGGCGGCATGTCGGCTGGATCGCGATGTACTCGGGAATCGCGGGCGGGGCCGACCTCACGCTCATCCCGGAAAAGCCCGTCGACATCGAGGTGGTCTGCGACACCATCCGTCGGCGCCACGCACGCGGCAAGAGCTTCAGCGTCGTCGTCGTGGCCGAGGGGATCGATTTCACCGAGGGGTCGGGACTGGAGGCCTCCAAGAAGGAAGTGGACGAGTTCGGCCACATCCGGCTGGGGGGCGTCTCGCAGATACTGGCACGGGAGATCGAACGGCGCACGAAGTTCGAGACGCGTTGCGTCGTCCTGGGCCACACCCAACGCGGCGGCACCCCCACCGCGCACGACCGGGTGCTGGCCACGCGTTACGGCGTCTTCGCGACCGAGATGCTTCTCCGGGGGGAATTCGGCAAGATGGCCGCGCTTCGAGGGAACGAGATCATCGCGATACCGCTTTCGGAGGTCGCCGGCAAGCTCAAGACGGTCGACCCGGCGCTATACGCGCTGGCCGAGACCTTTTTCGGCTGA
- the iorA gene encoding indolepyruvate ferredoxin oxidoreductase subunit alpha, with product MSVPSRENLVLLSGNEAVARGAFEAGVKVASAYPGTPSTEILENFANYEGVYAEWAPNEKVAVEVAIGASMAGVRALSTMKHVGVNVAADPIFTVSYTGVRGGLVIVAADDPEMHSSQNEQDSRHYAVAAKIPMLEPSDSAEALAFTRLAFELSERFDTPFFLRSTTRIAHAKGAVKLGLPVVPPVVPGIVRDPAKWVMLPMNAKRRHVLVEERTQALVEYAETSGINRVEPGSRELGIVTGGVAYQYVKDAFPEASVLKLGMAWPLPEKLIRDFASTVDRLVVVEELDPHIEQHVKALGLEAQGKDLIPICGELDPKIVREGITGVKTALRAPETVPGRPPNLCPGCPHRGLFFVLNKLKAVVSGDIGCYTLAALPPLNGMDLCVCMGASIGAAHGIEKALGKEAHGKVVAVIGDSTFLHSGITGLIDIVYNRGNSTVIILDNHITAMTGAQENPSTGKTLQGEKTHEIDFVALCRAIGVEHVYPVNPHDMAATEEVLRREIAREAPSVVITQAPCVLLPDHRRRVKHVYEVLPDLCVGCKACSKLGCPAIEWVPFTPEDAALAGKKPTQQGMTRINPLMCDGCNQCPPLCKFKAIVGKKS from the coding sequence GTGTCCGTCCCGTCCAGGGAAAATCTCGTGCTGCTTTCGGGAAACGAGGCCGTCGCGCGCGGCGCTTTCGAGGCGGGCGTCAAGGTCGCCTCGGCCTACCCCGGAACGCCCAGCACCGAAATCCTCGAGAATTTCGCGAATTACGAAGGCGTCTACGCCGAGTGGGCCCCCAACGAAAAGGTGGCGGTCGAGGTGGCGATCGGCGCCTCGATGGCGGGCGTCCGGGCGCTTTCCACGATGAAGCACGTCGGCGTCAACGTCGCTGCCGACCCGATCTTCACGGTCTCCTACACCGGCGTCCGGGGCGGGCTGGTCATCGTCGCGGCCGACGACCCCGAGATGCATTCCTCGCAAAACGAGCAGGACAGCCGCCATTACGCGGTCGCCGCCAAGATCCCCATGCTCGAGCCGTCCGATTCGGCCGAGGCGCTCGCGTTCACGCGGCTGGCTTTCGAACTGTCCGAGCGTTTCGACACGCCGTTCTTCCTGCGCTCCACGACGCGCATCGCCCACGCCAAGGGGGCGGTGAAGCTCGGCCTGCCGGTGGTACCGCCGGTCGTGCCGGGCATCGTCCGGGACCCGGCCAAGTGGGTGATGCTGCCGATGAACGCCAAGCGCCGCCACGTCCTCGTCGAGGAGCGGACGCAGGCGCTGGTCGAATACGCCGAAACGTCGGGGATCAACCGGGTCGAGCCCGGCAGCCGTGAGCTCGGCATCGTGACCGGCGGCGTCGCCTACCAGTACGTCAAGGACGCGTTCCCCGAGGCGTCGGTACTCAAGCTGGGGATGGCGTGGCCCTTGCCCGAGAAGCTGATCCGCGACTTCGCGTCGACCGTCGACCGCCTGGTCGTCGTCGAGGAGCTCGACCCGCACATCGAGCAGCACGTCAAGGCGCTGGGCCTCGAGGCGCAGGGGAAAGATCTCATCCCCATCTGCGGCGAGCTCGACCCGAAGATCGTCCGCGAGGGGATCACCGGCGTGAAGACCGCCCTCCGCGCGCCCGAGACCGTGCCCGGCCGCCCGCCGAACCTTTGTCCGGGCTGCCCGCACCGGGGGCTCTTCTTCGTCCTCAACAAGCTCAAGGCCGTCGTGTCCGGCGATATCGGCTGCTACACGCTGGCCGCGCTGCCACCCTTGAACGGCATGGACCTGTGCGTCTGCATGGGCGCCTCGATCGGCGCCGCGCACGGCATCGAGAAGGCACTGGGCAAGGAGGCGCACGGGAAGGTCGTCGCGGTCATCGGCGACTCCACCTTCCTGCACTCGGGCATCACGGGCCTCATCGACATCGTCTACAACCGGGGCAATTCCACGGTCATCATCCTCGACAACCACATCACAGCGATGACCGGGGCGCAAGAGAACCCGTCGACGGGCAAGACGCTCCAGGGCGAGAAGACGCACGAGATCGACTTCGTCGCGCTGTGCAGGGCGATCGGCGTCGAGCACGTTTACCCCGTCAACCCCCACGACATGGCGGCCACCGAGGAAGTGCTGCGGCGCGAGATTGCGCGCGAGGCGCCGTCGGTCGTCATCACCCAGGCGCCGTGCGTCCTGCTTCCCGACCACCGCCGCCGCGTCAAGCACGTCTACGAGGTGCTTCCCGACCTGTGCGTGGGCTGCAAGGCGTGCTCGAAGCTCGGGTGCCCCGCCATCGAGTGGGTGCCGTTCACCCCGGAGGACGCGGCGCTGGCCGGCAAGAAGCCGACGCAGCAGGGGATGACGCGGATCAATCCGCTGATGTGCGACGGATGCAACCAGTGTCCGCCGTTGTGCAAATTCAAGGCGATCGTGGGGAAAAAGTCGTGA
- a CDS encoding OmcA/MtrC family decaheme c-type cytochrome, which produces MKRHSALFLVASLAASLLLAGCWGSDRTIGATAPVAAPAATGNLNAAITSVSIPADGKPVVTFSLYDENGAALDPAVLLASSGGSLRFQIARIKADGYYENYIKNASGLPSYDVAIPSASQFAALGGGVYTYKFANAIDNASQTLGGIVLAGNEALTHTVAFTAARNVLTSTGKTFQQAVNPYLHFRPDGGAVTTSREIVAVSNCNGCHGKLAPHGGTRRDVALCVMCHYAGVRDIKGAAATGNSINLRDLVHKIHYGVNLPSNKAGGKFVIGGDSFADVKFPLNSGDPLVTNTPIKCIKCHKAGTDAAGRPFGRDASRYKANPTPAKCMSCHDTMIFDSANASVVVKGGAAGQDNVTVPDTNPNIVKHYNYAQRNLDVTGAQADNTAVCSTCHVQTALAGTEYKLGDIQGVHTLVEESSFNFTVHFQILAVDNVDAVNRSPRVTFKVAYDNGAAIAPSTVANVTNLTLKLGYIPAGAIDFSNDLMFNGGVTPTKPGEAMSLAITGSTTAVDNLVDNGNGTYTARFSSIGSVLPAAASAGVGIVTLEGRVGLPGTITTPRKTLSNANTRFSGPAAQWYFDLATGTHVTDSARMRRQVVDTNKCRNCHGILRGHSGSRYNVEECVVCHNPNLSDNVDVPTYPEYPAVLRYMIMRIHRGTLATQPYMVGPGRSSVRFPGDTRNCLLCHVDSLPLTFGVPLKAGMLPVTVSRGAIQNDSADDTKIGPIRASCVPCHDSPTFPLPHILLQTTGSASNPTELCANCHSTGLLLGPDFAHEAVK; this is translated from the coding sequence ATGAAACGGCACTCTGCGCTCTTCCTTGTCGCATCGCTCGCCGCATCGCTTCTCCTTGCGGGCTGTTGGGGATCGGACCGGACGATCGGCGCGACCGCGCCCGTAGCGGCGCCCGCGGCCACCGGGAATCTCAATGCCGCGATCACGTCCGTTTCCATCCCGGCCGACGGGAAGCCGGTGGTGACCTTCTCTCTCTACGACGAGAACGGCGCCGCGCTCGACCCGGCCGTGCTCCTGGCAAGCAGCGGGGGATCGCTCCGTTTCCAGATCGCCAGGATCAAGGCCGACGGCTACTACGAGAACTACATCAAGAATGCCAGCGGGCTCCCGAGCTACGACGTGGCGATTCCGTCCGCGTCGCAGTTCGCCGCGCTCGGCGGCGGCGTCTATACCTACAAGTTCGCCAACGCGATCGACAACGCGTCCCAGACGCTCGGCGGCATCGTGCTCGCGGGCAACGAGGCGCTCACGCACACCGTGGCCTTCACCGCTGCCCGCAATGTCCTCACGTCGACGGGCAAGACGTTCCAGCAGGCGGTCAACCCGTACCTGCACTTCCGCCCAGACGGCGGCGCCGTAACCACATCGCGCGAGATCGTCGCCGTCTCCAACTGCAACGGATGCCACGGGAAGCTGGCTCCGCACGGAGGCACCCGGCGGGACGTCGCCCTGTGCGTCATGTGCCACTATGCCGGCGTCCGCGACATCAAGGGCGCGGCCGCGACCGGCAACTCGATCAACCTGCGCGACCTCGTCCACAAGATCCACTATGGCGTCAACCTGCCGAGCAACAAGGCAGGGGGCAAGTTCGTGATTGGCGGCGACAGCTTTGCCGACGTCAAGTTCCCGCTCAATTCGGGCGACCCTCTGGTCACCAACACCCCGATCAAGTGCATCAAGTGCCACAAGGCGGGAACCGACGCTGCGGGGCGGCCGTTCGGCCGTGATGCCAGCCGCTACAAGGCCAATCCGACGCCCGCCAAGTGCATGTCCTGCCATGACACGATGATCTTCGACAGCGCGAACGCGTCGGTCGTGGTGAAGGGCGGCGCCGCCGGCCAGGACAACGTCACGGTGCCCGATACCAACCCCAACATTGTCAAGCACTACAATTACGCGCAGCGCAACCTCGACGTCACGGGAGCGCAGGCCGACAACACGGCCGTGTGCAGCACATGCCACGTCCAGACGGCGCTCGCGGGCACCGAGTACAAGCTCGGCGACATCCAGGGCGTCCACACGCTCGTCGAGGAGTCGAGCTTCAACTTCACCGTCCACTTCCAGATTCTGGCCGTCGACAACGTCGACGCCGTCAACCGGTCGCCGAGGGTCACCTTCAAGGTCGCCTACGACAACGGCGCCGCCATCGCGCCCTCGACCGTCGCCAACGTCACGAACCTGACGCTCAAGCTCGGCTACATCCCGGCAGGCGCCATCGACTTCTCGAACGACTTGATGTTCAACGGGGGGGTGACGCCGACGAAGCCCGGCGAGGCGATGTCGCTGGCGATCACCGGGTCCACGACGGCGGTCGACAATCTCGTCGACAACGGCAACGGGACGTACACCGCCCGCTTCTCCAGCATCGGGAGCGTTCTGCCCGCGGCTGCCTCTGCCGGCGTCGGCATCGTCACCCTCGAAGGGCGCGTGGGATTGCCCGGCACGATCACGACGCCCCGCAAGACGCTCAGCAATGCCAACACCCGCTTCTCGGGCCCGGCGGCGCAATGGTATTTCGATCTTGCCACCGGGACGCACGTCACCGACTCGGCCCGGATGCGGCGCCAGGTGGTCGATACGAACAAGTGCCGCAACTGCCACGGGATCCTGCGCGGGCATAGCGGCAGCCGCTACAACGTCGAGGAATGCGTCGTCTGCCACAACCCCAACCTGTCCGACAACGTGGACGTGCCCACGTATCCGGAATATCCCGCCGTCTTGCGGTACATGATCATGCGGATCCACCGGGGGACGCTCGCCACGCAACCGTACATGGTCGGGCCGGGGCGGAGCAGCGTCCGATTCCCGGGCGACACGCGCAATTGCCTCCTCTGCCATGTCGATTCGCTGCCCCTCACGTTCGGCGTTCCGCTGAAGGCGGGCATGCTCCCCGTGACCGTCTCCCGGGGGGCGATCCAGAACGACAGCGCCGACGACACCAAGATCGGCCCCATCCGGGCGTCCTGCGTCCCGTGCCACGACAGCCCGACGTTCCCGCTGCCCCACATCCTGCTGCAGACCACGGGGAGCGCCTCCAACCCGACCGAACTGTGCGCCAACTGCCACAGCACCGGGCTGCTGCTGGGGCCCGACTTCGCGCACGAGGCGGTCAAGTAG
- a CDS encoding indolepyruvate oxidoreductase subunit beta has translation MTSGNIFLAGVGGQGTLLASELLSEAFLHSGYDVKKSDVHGMAQRGGAVTTHIRFGARVYSPLIEAGTADLLIAFEKMEALRFVHFLAPGGVVVANTQEIQPPSVLRGIEPYPADVEARLRAAAGRVYLVDALSAALALKEVRAVNVALVGAASHFLPLPAEAYEDALRLRLPPKILDVNLAAFRAGRELPASQGGTA, from the coding sequence ATGACCAGCGGAAACATCTTCCTGGCGGGCGTCGGCGGGCAGGGGACGCTCCTGGCGTCCGAGCTGCTCTCCGAGGCGTTCCTGCATTCCGGCTACGACGTGAAGAAGAGCGACGTGCACGGCATGGCACAGCGGGGCGGCGCGGTGACCACGCACATCCGGTTCGGCGCGCGGGTGTATTCCCCGCTGATCGAGGCGGGAACAGCCGATCTGCTGATCGCATTCGAAAAGATGGAGGCGCTCCGCTTCGTCCATTTTCTGGCGCCGGGCGGCGTCGTGGTCGCCAACACGCAGGAGATCCAGCCCCCTTCCGTGCTCCGGGGCATCGAGCCCTATCCCGCCGACGTCGAGGCGCGGCTGCGCGCCGCGGCCGGGCGGGTCTATCTGGTCGACGCGCTGTCCGCGGCGCTGGCGCTCAAGGAGGTCCGCGCGGTCAACGTCGCCCTGGTCGGGGCCGCATCGCATTTCCTGCCGCTGCCGGCGGAGGCCTACGAAGACGCGCTCCGGCTGCGGCTGCCGCCGAAGATCCTCGATGTCAACCTGGCCGCCTTCCGGGCGGGGCGCGAGCTGCCGGCTTCGCAAGGAGGGACCGCATGA